The Sorex araneus isolate mSorAra2 chromosome 5, mSorAra2.pri, whole genome shotgun sequence genome has a segment encoding these proteins:
- the LOC129405060 gene encoding basic proline-rich protein-like — MTMKSDNDELKAFQLPAPGSFYLSQLESAPKAPRKRPFPARALSHRTATRPPTHTPERGGRLPRLPRPAARPGTVVATHCGPPGSAEPDRRRPQPPPDGDTTRAPLLRARDATLTRAGDRQTRGEPASPDAPSGRPPRDRSTLTLQGFPRVPVPEIPPAPPSRAPRRPLPRDPPRTPPRNSPAPPFPEIPRAPCPEIYPGPVLEIPRTPFPELSRTPFPELPRRPSSELPPHPCPENPPRPLPRDSPTPPSPSSPRAPCPEIPPPPRPCPELRGAQFPELPRAPSSRSPGAPAPSSPRAPGPSPPGSRAAAASTPAPTRTLPGGPWGGGGSQARVPGPRWSRGWAAPPPSAPRARRPPGAPRPSAVPGTGRPAPRAPLPAARPPRRAPARPYRSSGAASAATGARGSGPAAAGGRGSRTRSAPRRAGGAASPRARPAWARDVRTPRCAPAAAPARPSPGCHPARGHAPVHQPRGARPPLARPPPPRPSPGTGSPWRRARGSHDDRGRGPAPRAPPTRPAPGSGRPGCPLDSPTAATLQTPPTGPAGRLSSPLGAPGERRALAPRPLSGRPAPLAGETIQSPQPPGRGCGGAGGGESWFLSLRTRVTPALRAPSDVEVPRGAVEPGAWERAVGVRGPGEWPPCAPRGGSPVRDCGVRAARPGSPATASPRAVRALRAFPRAYPQGAGHGPTPEPGRQGCPVPTAARRRAPSQQRRAKDRGTGVGDTPDAYLASPPLGAPPPLQCQPASVPLLRWGGESSFVRGNGLLLLFGPA, encoded by the exons CTGGAAAGCGCCCCGAAAGCACCCCGAAAGCGCCCGTTTCCCGCTCGCGCCCTCTCCCACCGCACGGCCACGCGCCCGCCCACCCACACGCCGGAACGCGGCGGCCGCCTCCCCCGGCTCCCCCGGCCCGCGGCGCGACCTGGCACCGTCGTCGCGACCCACTGCGGCCCGCCAGGAAGCGCGGAGCCCGATCGGCGCCGTCCCCAGCCGCCCCCCGACGGCGACACGACCCGCGCCCCACTTCTGCGCGCTCGGGACGCGACACTCACGCGGGCTGGGGACCGGCAGACGCGGGGCGAGCCCGCGTCCCCAGACGCTCCCTCCGGACGCCCTCCCCGAGATCGCTCCACACTCACTCTCCAGGGGTTCCCCCGCGTCCCCGTCCCCGAGATTCCCCCCGCGCCCCCTTCCCGAGCTCCCCGGCGCCCCCTTCCCCGAGATCCCCCGCGCACCCCTCCTCGAAATTCCCCCGCGCCCCCCTTTCCCGAGATcccccgcgccccctgccccgAGATCTACCCGGGGCCCGTCCTCGAGATCCCCCGGACCCCTTTCCCCGAGCTCTCCCGCACCCCCTTCCCCGAGCTCCCCCGGCGCCCCAGCTCCGagctccccccgcacccctgccccgagAATCCCCCGCGGCCCCTGCCCCGAGATTCCCCCACGCCCCCTTCCCCGAGCTCCCCCCGGGCCCCCTGCCccgagattcccccccccccacgcccctgccccgAGCTCCGCGGTGCCCAGTTCCCCGAGCTCCCCCGCGCCCCTTCCTCGAGGTCCCCCGGAGCCCCAGCTCCGAGTTCCCCCCGCGCCCCTGGCCCGAGTCCGCCAGGCTCCAGGGCGGCGGCGGCGTCTACTCCCGCGCCCACCCGCACTCTCCCGGGGggcccgtggggggggggggggtcccaggccCGCGTGCCGGGTCCGCGGTGGAGCCGGGGCTGGGCCGCGCCGCCCCCcagcgcgccccgcgcccgccgcccgcccggcgcGCCCCGCCCCAGCGCGGTCCCCGGAaccggccgccccgcgccccgcgccccgctcccAGCCGCACGTCCGCCCCGTCGCGCCCCGGCCCGCCCTTACCGCTCGTCGGGCGCCGCGTCCGCCGCTACTGGGGCGCGGGGCTCGGGGCCGGCCGCCGCCGGGGGCCGAGGGAGCCGGACGAGGAGCGCGCCGAGGCGGGCAGGAGGCGCCGCAtctccccgcgcccgcccggcctgGGCCCGAGACGTCCGGACCCCGCGCTGCGCGCCGGCCGCTGCGCCTGCACGGCCGTCCCCGGGGTGTCACCCGGCCCGCGGCCACGCCCCCGTCCATCAGCCCCGCGGGGCCCGGCCCCCATtggcccgcccgcccccgccccgcccctcccccgggaCGGGGTCGCCCTGGAGACGGGCGCGGGGTTCCCATGACGACCGGGGCCGGGGcccggctccccgcgccccgccgacCCGCCCGGCGCCCGGGTCCGGCAGGCCCGGCTGCCCGCTGGACTCCCCGACCGCGGCCACGTTGCAGACTCCCCCGACCGGCCCCGCCGGGCGACTTTCGTCACCGCTTGGGGCCCCTGGGGAGCGCCGCGCGCTCGCCCCCCGGCCGCTCTCGGGCCGGCCAGCACCCCTGGCGGGGGAGACAATCCagagcccccaacccccaggccggggctgcgggggcgcgggcggaggCGAGTCCTGGTTCCTGTCGCTGCGGACCCGAGTCACCCCGGCCCTTCGCGCTCCTTCAGACGTGGAGGTGCCGCGTGGTGCGGTGGAGCCGGGCGCCTGGGAGCGCGCGGTCGGGGTGCGCGGCCCGGGGGAGTGGCCGCCCTGCGCCCCCCGGGGTGGCTCCCCCGTGCGCGACTGCGGGGTGCGCGCAGCCCGTCCCGGGTCCCCGGCGACGGCTTCTCCGCGAGCCGTGCGGGCGCTGCGGGCGTTCCCGCGCGCCTACCCGCAGGGGGCTGGGCACGGGCCGACCCCCGAGCCCGGGCGCCAAGGCTGCCCAGTGCCGACCGCCGCGCGCCGCCGAGCTCCGAGCCAGCAGCGGCGCGCGAAGGACAGGGGCACTGGG GTCGGTGATACCCCCGATGCCTATCTCGCCTCACCTCCTCTAGGCGCACCCCCCCCTCTCCAGTGTCAGCCAGCCAGCGTGCCGCTGCTCAGGTGGGGCGGAGAATCCTCCTTTGTTCGCGGAAATGGGTTGCTGCTCCTTTTTGGCCCGGCCTGA